A single window of Deltaproteobacteria bacterium DNA harbors:
- a CDS encoding transglycosylase SLT domain-containing protein, with protein sequence MRINHLIAAIFGLFAVVVVGVAMAEDNADENTPEDDLVGVLAKAQAESAELAELPAVPETNHASVETFIERMRTTERDRTAEALVRYGAWRERVLAELRRKRMPEDLLALAFVESHYKVRATSPSDAGGFWQILPATARLFGLRRDAFVDERYDPDAATRFAADYLRALHAQFGDWYLAMAAYNLGRGDLTRLLESGAPRDFFALRDAGKLRAETADYVPRILAARRIMTDPERYGFAKIDFAPDATTGLHVRPLTDLRLLEALAGVPGGTLAALNPGLRSDYVPPDPGGYRIVVPADRADALDGVNVKERAVADWNSLRGIRRVEIAVKKGMTLYSIGRDFDTSLSSLRRWNDFGEEKAIAKGDRVIVYVRDDFRPPPEKP encoded by the coding sequence ATGCGAATCAATCATCTGATCGCCGCGATATTCGGATTGTTCGCGGTCGTCGTGGTCGGCGTCGCGATGGCCGAGGACAACGCCGACGAAAACACGCCCGAAGACGATCTCGTCGGCGTCCTCGCGAAGGCGCAGGCCGAGTCGGCGGAACTCGCCGAATTGCCCGCGGTCCCCGAGACCAATCACGCCTCCGTCGAAACCTTCATCGAACGCATGCGCACCACGGAACGCGACCGGACGGCGGAAGCGCTCGTGCGTTACGGCGCGTGGCGCGAACGCGTGCTCGCCGAGCTGCGCCGCAAACGCATGCCCGAGGATCTGCTCGCGCTCGCGTTCGTCGAGAGTCACTACAAGGTCCGCGCCACGAGCCCGAGCGACGCGGGAGGCTTTTGGCAGATTCTCCCCGCCACCGCGCGGCTGTTCGGGTTGCGCCGCGACGCTTTCGTGGATGAGCGTTACGATCCCGACGCCGCGACCCGGTTCGCCGCCGATTACCTGCGCGCGCTGCACGCGCAGTTCGGCGACTGGTATCTCGCAATGGCTGCATACAATCTGGGGCGGGGCGATTTGACGCGCCTGCTCGAATCCGGCGCGCCGCGCGACTTTTTCGCGCTTCGCGACGCGGGCAAGCTGAGAGCCGAGACGGCCGACTACGTTCCGCGCATATTAGCGGCGCGGCGAATCATGACCGATCCCGAGCGCTACGGTTTTGCGAAGATCGATTTCGCGCCGGATGCGACGACGGGATTGCACGTGCGCCCGTTGACTGATCTGCGCCTGCTGGAAGCGCTGGCGGGCGTGCCGGGCGGCACGCTCGCGGCGCTCAATCCGGGCCTGAGAAGCGATTACGTCCCGCCGGACCCGGGTGGGTATCGCATCGTGGTGCCGGCCGACCGGGCCGACGCGCTCGACGGCGTCAACGTCAAGGAGCGGGCGGTCGCCGACTGGAATTCGCTGCGCGGAATCCGCCGCGTCGAGATCGCCGTGAAGAAGGGTATGACGCTGTATTCGATCGGCCGCGACTTCGACACGAGCCTGTCGAGCCTTCGCCGCTGGAACGACTTCGGCGAGGAGAAGGCAATTGCGAAAGGCGACCGCGTGATCGTTTATGTCCGCGACGACTTTCGCCCGCCGCCGGAAAAGCCCTGA